A stretch of the Malus domestica chromosome 08, GDT2T_hap1 genome encodes the following:
- the LOC103441616 gene encoding probable eukaryotic translation initiation factor 5-1, with protein MALQNIGASNRDDAFYRYKMPRMITKIEGRGNGIKTNVVNMVDIAKALARPASYTTKYFGCELGAQSKFDEKTGTSHVNGAHDTAKLAGLLENFIKKYVQCYGCGNPETEIIITKTQMLNLKCAACGFVSDVDMRDKLTTFILKNPPEQKKAVKGKKGLRRADKEQLKEGEAADEEQKKLKKEAAKKKGTSGSRASSKKKSNGSDEDRSPAHSQGDENDQAAEEDGDDDVQWQTDTSVEAAKKRIQEQLSAVTADMVMLSTIEEKKSPKQSPDREVKKPETKSHQNGADCYTHERLVNEIKQSLQKGTSAAQLKSFLGTLSGTPQEVMDALLEALFEGVGKGFSKEVSKKKNYLAAATRMEGSQTVLLQAIESFSGKSNPDAAKEVALVLKLLYDVDILEEEYIMKWYQRGIAGKNKSSPIWKNAKPFIGWLQSAESETEEE; from the coding sequence ATGGCTCTACAAAACATCGGTGCTTCAAACCGTGATGATGCCTTCTACAGGTATAAGATGCCAAGGATGATCACTAAGATTGAAGGCAGAGGAAATGGCATCAAGACTAATGTGGTTAACATGGTTGATATTGCAAAGGCCTTGGCTAGACCTGCTTCCTACACTACAAAGTATTTTGGCTGTGAGCTTGGAGCCcaatcaaaatttgatgagaagaCTGGAACTTCCCACGTGAATGGTGCTCATGACACTGCTAAGCTTGCTGGACTTCTTGAGAACTTCATCAAGAAATATGTGCAGTGCTATGGTTGCGGGAACCCAGAAACCGAAATTATTATAACCAAGACGCAGATGCTAAATCTGAAATGTGCTGCATGTGGGTTTGTGTCTGATGTTGATATGAGGGACAAGCTCACAACTTTTATCCTTAAGAATCCTCCAGAACAGAAGAAGGCGGTTAAAGGAAAGAAAGGCTTGAGGAGGGCCGACAAAGAACAACTTAAGGAAGGGGAGGCCGCTGACGAGGAGCAAAAGAAGCTTAAGAAGGAGgcagcaaagaagaaaggaaCTTCGGGTTCGAGAGCATCAAGCAAGAAGAAAAGCAATGGTTCTGATGAGGATCGCTCCCCTGCTCACAGCCAGGGAGATGAGAACGACCAAGCTGCTGAGGAGGATGGGGATGATGATGTCCAGTGGCAGACGGACACTTCTGTCGAGGCTGCTAAGAAGCGAATCCAGGAGCAGTTGAGTGCTGTTACTGCTGATATGGTGATGCTTTCTACCATTGAAGAGAAAAAGTCACCAAAGCAGTCTCCTGATCGTGAAGTGAAGAAGCCTGAGACAAAGAGCCATCAGAACGGTGCTGATTGTTATACCCACGAAAGACTTGTTAATGAGATCAAACAATCCTTGCAAAAGGGGACGTCTGCAGCTCAGCTTAAATCCTTTTTGGGCACTCTTTCTGGCACACCCCAAGAAGTTATGGATGCCCTACTCGAGGCTCTCTTTGAAGGTGTGGGAAAGGGGTTCTCTAAGGAGGTTTCTAAGAAGAAAAACTACCTGGCTGCAGCAACCCGGATGGAGGGATCTCAGACAGTTCTATTGCAAGCTATCGAGTCTTTCAGTGGGAAGTCTAACCCTGATGCTGCAAAGGAAGTGGCTCTTGTTCTAAAACTGTTGTACGATGTTGACATTCTGGAGGAGGAATACATTATGAAGTGGTACCAACGGGGCATAGCTGGGAAGAACAAGAGCTCCCCGATTTGGAAGAATGCCAAGCCGTTCATCGGGTGGCTCCAGAGCGCCGAGTCTGAAACGGAGGAAGAGTGA
- the LOC103441619 gene encoding beta-1,3-galactosyltransferase 7-like isoform X1, which translates to MKSRSSKISATWIPIFCIPAFLLGMLITGSRMWAAPETNGQLISTRRQEQELQIVSEDCETKKKHGQDKNVMDEIYRTHESIQRARSLDKQMALIQMELAAARSSQEMGNSGGSTANLQLSKANSTRKKAFIVIGINTAFSSRRRRDSVRETWMPQGEKLLQLEREKGIVIRFMIGHSATSNSILDRAIDSEDAQHNDFLRLEHVEGYHELSAKTKIFFTTAVAQWDADFYVKVDDDVHVNLGMLGTTLARHHSKPRVYIGCMKSGPVLAQKNVKYHEPEYWKFGEEGNKYFRHATGQIYAISRDLATYVSINQPILHKYANEDVSLGSWFIGLEVEHIDERNMCCGTPPDCEWKAQAGNVCIASFDWSCSGICKSVERIKSVHEKCGEGDAAVWSSLF; encoded by the exons ATGAAGAGCCGAAGCTCCAAGATCTCCGCAACTTGGATTCCCATTTTCTGCATCCCCGCTTTCCTTCTCGGCATGCTCATCACCGGCAG CAGAATGTGGGCAGCACCTGAAACCAACGGTCAGCTAATTTCGACTCGACGCCAAGAGCAAGAGCTTCAAATCGTCTCGGAAGATTGCGAAACTAAGAAG AAGCATGGACAAGATAAGAATGTGATGGACGAAATCTACAGAACCCATGAATCAATTCA GCGTGCCAGATCTCTAGACAAGCAGATGGCGTTGATTCAGATGGAATTGGCGGCAGCTCGGAGTTCGCAGGAGATGGGGAACTCCGGTGGCTCCACCGCCAACTTGCAATTGTCTAAGGCCAATTCAACTAGAAAGAAAGCATTTATTGTTATTGGAATTAACACTGCTTTTAGTAGTAGAAGGAGGCGAGATTCAGTTAGAGAGACTTGGATGCCTCAAG GGGAAAAGCTACTGCAGTTGGAGCGGGAGAAAGGGATAGTTATCCGATTTATGATTGGCCACAG TGCAACATCCAACAGCATTTTGGATCGAGCCATTGATTCAGAAGATGCTCAACATAATGATTTCCTCAGGCTG GAACACGTTGAAGGCTATCATGAATTGTCTGCCAAAACGAAAATTTTCTTCACTACTGCAGTTGCACAATGGGATGCTGATTTTTATGTCAAGGTGGATGATGATGTACATGTCAATTTAG GTATGCTAGGTACTACTCTTGCCCGTCACCATTCAAAACCAAGAGTCTACATTGGGTGTATGAAATCTGGACCTGTTCTTGCCCAAAA GAATGTGAAGTACCATGAACCGGAGTATTGGAAGTTTGGAGAGGAGGGAAACAAGTACTTCCGGCATGCAACTGGACAGATTTATGCAATTTCAAGGGATCTTGCTACATACGTCTCCATTAATCA GCCCATATTGCATAAGTATGCCAATGAAGATGTGTCACTTGGTTCGTGGTTTATTGGTCTTGAAGTCGAACACATTGATGAACGCAATATGTGCTGTGGGACTCCACCAG ATTGTGAGTGGAAGGCACAGGCAGGTAATGTGTGTATTGCATCATTTGATTGGAGCTGCAGCGGTATCTGCAAGTCGGTGGAAAGGATTAAATCTGTTCATGAAAAGTGTGGTGAAGGGGATGCAGCTGTTTGGAGTTCGTTATTCTAA
- the LOC103410896 gene encoding uncharacterized protein, with product MANSLFLPNHTLIAPPPRRLSASVSSKPNKPQPPLLPCPPPPLGFINFSLTSNSSSSIINPSSRRRAASSFKSRLAPQDSVPPTNSRKESSKSNAGPSGSGGDEEQLPSLKTLLKVYKEAIFNGDGKTVSEVEAIIQVIENEKKELVEKVSSASAEITSGKEKLIRLQADFDNCRKRFDKERLTVRTDAQGEVIESLLPMVDNFERARQYLKPETEQEKKIDASYQGIYKQFVEIMRSLDVAVVPTVGKPFDPSLHEAIAREESQELKEGIIIQEIRRGFLLGGRLLRPATVKVSSGPGSRKSPVATEKTTAGVEK from the exons ATGGCGAATTCGTTGTTTCTCCCAAATCACACTTTGATAGCTCCGCCTCCTCGTCGCCTCTCCGCCTCCGTCTCCTCGAAACCCAACAAACCCCAAccccctcttcttccttgtccTCCTCCTCCCCTAGGGTTTATCAACTTCTCTCTCACCTCCAACTCATCCTCCTCCATTATTAATCCCAGCAGCAGAAGGCGAGCCGCCTCTTCCTTCAAGTCTCGTCTCGCTCCTCAGGACTCGGTTCCCCCA ACGAATTCCAGAAAGGAAAGTAGTAAGAGCAATGCAGGACCTTCCGGAAGCGGAGGAGATGAAGAGCAGTTGCCCTCTTTGAAAACCCTCCTTAAAGTTTACAAGGAAGCTATTTTTAATGGAGATGGAAAAACTGTATCCGAAGTTGAGGCTATTATACAAGTgatagaaaatgagaagaaagaGTTAGTCGAGAAAGTATCTTCTGCATCAGCAGAGATAACGTCTGGGAAGGAGAAATTGATCCGCTTGCAAGCAGATTTTGATAATTGTAGAAAAAGATTTGACAAGGAGAGGCTGACCGTAAGGACGGACGCCCAAGGGGAAGTGATTGAGAGTCTTTTGCCCATGGTTGACAATTTTGAGAGAGCCAGGCAATACCTTAAACCCGAGACTGAACAGGAAAAAAAGATTGATGCAAGTTACCAAGGTATATACAAGCAATTTGTTGAGATTATGAGGAGCTTGGATGTGGCCGTCGTTCCAACCGTGGGAAAGCCTTTCGATCCTTCG TTGCATGAAGCTATTGCACGCGAAGAGTCTCAAGAGTTAAAGGAAGGGATTATAATCCAAGAAATCCGCCGTGGGTTTTTACTCGGAGGTCGGCTCCTGAGACCAGCTACGGTTAAAGTCTCATCAGGGCCCGGCAGTAGGAAATCCCCAGTGGCCACTGAGAAAACAACTGCAGGAGTGGAGAAATGA
- the LOC103441619 gene encoding beta-1,3-galactosyltransferase 7-like isoform X2 yields MKSRSSKISATWIPIFCIPAFLLGMLITGRMWAAPETNGQLISTRRQEQELQIVSEDCETKKKHGQDKNVMDEIYRTHESIQRARSLDKQMALIQMELAAARSSQEMGNSGGSTANLQLSKANSTRKKAFIVIGINTAFSSRRRRDSVRETWMPQGEKLLQLEREKGIVIRFMIGHSATSNSILDRAIDSEDAQHNDFLRLEHVEGYHELSAKTKIFFTTAVAQWDADFYVKVDDDVHVNLGMLGTTLARHHSKPRVYIGCMKSGPVLAQKNVKYHEPEYWKFGEEGNKYFRHATGQIYAISRDLATYVSINQPILHKYANEDVSLGSWFIGLEVEHIDERNMCCGTPPDCEWKAQAGNVCIASFDWSCSGICKSVERIKSVHEKCGEGDAAVWSSLF; encoded by the exons ATGAAGAGCCGAAGCTCCAAGATCTCCGCAACTTGGATTCCCATTTTCTGCATCCCCGCTTTCCTTCTCGGCATGCTCATCACCGGCAG AATGTGGGCAGCACCTGAAACCAACGGTCAGCTAATTTCGACTCGACGCCAAGAGCAAGAGCTTCAAATCGTCTCGGAAGATTGCGAAACTAAGAAG AAGCATGGACAAGATAAGAATGTGATGGACGAAATCTACAGAACCCATGAATCAATTCA GCGTGCCAGATCTCTAGACAAGCAGATGGCGTTGATTCAGATGGAATTGGCGGCAGCTCGGAGTTCGCAGGAGATGGGGAACTCCGGTGGCTCCACCGCCAACTTGCAATTGTCTAAGGCCAATTCAACTAGAAAGAAAGCATTTATTGTTATTGGAATTAACACTGCTTTTAGTAGTAGAAGGAGGCGAGATTCAGTTAGAGAGACTTGGATGCCTCAAG GGGAAAAGCTACTGCAGTTGGAGCGGGAGAAAGGGATAGTTATCCGATTTATGATTGGCCACAG TGCAACATCCAACAGCATTTTGGATCGAGCCATTGATTCAGAAGATGCTCAACATAATGATTTCCTCAGGCTG GAACACGTTGAAGGCTATCATGAATTGTCTGCCAAAACGAAAATTTTCTTCACTACTGCAGTTGCACAATGGGATGCTGATTTTTATGTCAAGGTGGATGATGATGTACATGTCAATTTAG GTATGCTAGGTACTACTCTTGCCCGTCACCATTCAAAACCAAGAGTCTACATTGGGTGTATGAAATCTGGACCTGTTCTTGCCCAAAA GAATGTGAAGTACCATGAACCGGAGTATTGGAAGTTTGGAGAGGAGGGAAACAAGTACTTCCGGCATGCAACTGGACAGATTTATGCAATTTCAAGGGATCTTGCTACATACGTCTCCATTAATCA GCCCATATTGCATAAGTATGCCAATGAAGATGTGTCACTTGGTTCGTGGTTTATTGGTCTTGAAGTCGAACACATTGATGAACGCAATATGTGCTGTGGGACTCCACCAG ATTGTGAGTGGAAGGCACAGGCAGGTAATGTGTGTATTGCATCATTTGATTGGAGCTGCAGCGGTATCTGCAAGTCGGTGGAAAGGATTAAATCTGTTCATGAAAAGTGTGGTGAAGGGGATGCAGCTGTTTGGAGTTCGTTATTCTAA
- the LOC103441618 gene encoding uncharacterized protein: protein MPKANSKGVEHINSECTKNYSICNFTLNSPIPGPTQIITGLNILSPPLRGFLNASSPPAPIFWSTLDAQLLVVRAGFRHFYQVNISPPLSLSLPRSLTLFRGKRQELVLTIVSMNGGMRTCAKLLRASEAALSKSGTRGFHSTGVKRMGGHGHDEPAYMHAKHMYNLDQMKNQKLQVSLGVLAAFSIGVGVPIWAVNFQQKKTSSG from the exons ATGCCTAAAGCTAATAGTAAAGGTGTTGAACAT ATTAATTCTGAGTGTACAAAGAATTACTCCATTTGCAACTTCACTCTAAATTCACCAATTCCAGGCCCAACCCAAATTATTACCGGGCTTAATATTTTAAGCCCGCCTTTGAGGGGTTTCCTTAACGCATCTTCTCCTCCAGCCCCAATATTCTGGAGTACTCTAGACGCACAGCTGCTGGTAGTACGTGCAGGGTTTCGCCATTTCTACCAGGTAAACATTtcacctcctctctctctctctctccctcgctCTCTTACATTATTCC GTGGTAAGAGGCAAGAGCTTGTTCTTACAATCGTGAGCATGAATGGAGGGATGCGGACTTGCGCAAAGTTGTTGAGGGCTTCCGAAGCAGCGCTATCGAAATCAG GGACTAGAGGGTTCCACTCAACTGGAGTGAAAAGAATGGGTGGACACGGCCACGATGAACCAGCCTACATGCATGCCAAACACATGTATAACCTGGACCAGATGAAAAACCAGAAGTTGCAGGTGAGCCTTGGAGTGCTCGCCGCCTTCAGCATTGGCGTGGGTGTTCCGATTTGGGCTGTCAatttccaacaaaagaaaacatcATCTGGTTGA
- the LOC103410897 gene encoding auxin response factor 17-like, whose translation MPPPRQPHSHSHRRSIDPKIWRACAGNSVQIPSLHSRVYYFPQGHLEQSSTSSSSSAALLSPLLLSKPLILCRISALHFLAVPTTDEVFAKLLLVPIPQEFPNREQPNGEEFDADDGGDSERQDDKVVSFAKILTPSDANNGGGFSVPRFCADSIFPPLNYQADPPVQMLSVTDLHGVVWEFRHIYRGTPRRHLLTTGWSKFVNHKMLVAGDSVVFMRNGRGEMFIGVRRAVRSTASSDCARLSSQIGGGVTYSTRLNTEDQDCSGGKVMSAEAVTEVAEMAAEGRPFEVVYYPKAGWSDFVVKAEVVEKALKVFWTAGMRVKLAMETEDSSRMTWFQGTLSTASVPENGPWQSSPWRMLKVTWDEPEVLQNAKRVSPWEVEFVGPTPSIHTTFSPTKRFRAPLSHGLLTNAEGEFFFPMMGAANSAMVPFSASLLNYNNFPAGMQGARQDTFCVSNLSHLLSENTPQMCTFNSIGKNEGQKLKRVCTELNIGSSQSDELSPDSQSSVQSFGMELDGNRLQTKVGRSSFQLFGKIIYMNQPVEGGFDDVGCTEDSGNKGYNETEEGHSQLDLSFTKLIDVQCQKSSAVEACTL comes from the exons ATGCCTCCGCCCCGTCAGCCTCACTCGCACTCTCACCGCCGTTCGATCGACCCCAAAATCTGGAGGGCCTGCGCCGGAAACTCCGTCCAAATCCCCTCCCTCCACTCTAGGGTTTACTACTTCCCTCAGGGCCACCTTGAGcaatcctccacctcctcctcctcctccgccgccCTCCTATCCCCTCTCCTCCTCTCCAAGCCTCTCATTCTCTGCCGGATCTCCGCCCTCCACTTCCTCGCCGTCCCCACCACTGACGAGGTCTTCGCCAAGCTACTTCTCGTCCCTATTCCCCAGGAGTTCCCCAACCGCGAGCAGCCGAACGGCGAGGAGTTCGACGCCGACGATGGCGGGGACTCGGAACGACAGGACGACAAAGTCGTTTCGTTCGCGAAGATACTGACGCCTTCGGATGCTAACAATGGGGGTGGATTCTCTGTTCCAAGGTTCTGTGCCGACTCTATATTCCCTCCGCTTAACTACCAGGCCGACCCGCCGGTCCAGATGCTTTCCGTCACCGACCTCCACGGCGTTGTTTGGGAATTCCGGCACATATACAGGGGGACTCCGAGACGGCACTTGCTTACCACCGGCTGGAGCAAGTTCGTCAACCACAAGATGCTCGTCGCCGGCGACTCTGTCGTTTTCATGAGGAACGGGAGAGGCGAGATGTTCATCGGCGTCCGCCGCGCCGTTAGGTCCACTGCCAGCTCCGACTGCGCTAGGTTGAGCTCTCAGATAGGAGGCGGAGTGACGTACTCGACGAGGCTGAATACAGAGGATCAGGACTGTTCTGGAGGGAAGGTAATGTCAGCGGAGGCGGTGACCGAAGTGGCGGAGATGGCGGCGGAGGGGAGGCCGTTTGAGGTGGTGTATTATCCAAAAGCGGGTTGGTCGGACTTTGTGGTGAAGGCTGAGGTGGTGGAGAAGGCCTTGAAGGTGTTTTGGACAGCTGGGATGAGAGTGAAGTTGGCCATGGAGACGGAGGACTCGTCCCGGATGACTTGGTTTCAGGGCACTTTGTCAACGGCATCGGTACCGGAAAATGGGCCTTGGCAGAGCTCACCCTGGCGCATGCTTAAG GTTACATGGGATGAACCTGAAGTTCTGCAGAATGCTAAGAGGGTGAGCCCGTGGGAAGTCGAATTTGTTGGACCAACACCTTCAATTCATACTACCTTTTCCCCCACAAAGAGATTCAGAGCTCCTCTGAGTCATGGGCTGTTGACCAATGCAGAGGGAGAATTCTTTTTTCCTATGATGGGAGCAGCTAATTCAGCAATGGTGCCTTTTAGCGCATCCTTGTTGAACTATAACAATTTTCCTGCGGGCATGCAGGGAGCCAGGCAAGATACATTCTGTGTATCTAATCTATCCCACTTGTTAAGTGAAAACACTCCTCAGATGTGCACTTTCAATTCCATTGGCAAAAATGAGGGGCAAAAGTTGAAGAGGGTGTGTACTGAGTTGAACATTGGTAGTTCACAATCTGATGAATTGTCACCAGATAGCCAGAGTAGTGTGCAATCCTTTGGCATGGAACTTGATGGAAACCGGTTGCAGACAAAGGTTGGCAGAAGTTCGTTTCAGCTGTTTGGTAAGATCATTTATATGAACCAGCCTGTTGAAGGTGGTTTTGATGATGTTGGTTGCACCGAGGACAGTGGCAACAAAGGGTACAATGAAACTGAAGAAGGGCACAGCCAACTGGATCTTTCTTTTACCAAACTGATTGATGTTCAATGTCAGAAATCATCAGCTGTTGAAGCTTGTACTTTGTGA
- the LOC103441619 gene encoding beta-1,3-galactosyltransferase 7-like isoform X4 → MKSRSSKISATWIPIFCIPAFLLGMLITGRMWAAPETNGQLISTRRQEQELQIVSEDCETKKKHGQDKNVMDEIYRTHESIQSLDKQMALIQMELAAARSSQEMGNSGGSTANLQLSKANSTRKKAFIVIGINTAFSSRRRRDSVRETWMPQGEKLLQLEREKGIVIRFMIGHSATSNSILDRAIDSEDAQHNDFLRLEHVEGYHELSAKTKIFFTTAVAQWDADFYVKVDDDVHVNLGMLGTTLARHHSKPRVYIGCMKSGPVLAQKNVKYHEPEYWKFGEEGNKYFRHATGQIYAISRDLATYVSINQPILHKYANEDVSLGSWFIGLEVEHIDERNMCCGTPPDCEWKAQAGNVCIASFDWSCSGICKSVERIKSVHEKCGEGDAAVWSSLF, encoded by the exons ATGAAGAGCCGAAGCTCCAAGATCTCCGCAACTTGGATTCCCATTTTCTGCATCCCCGCTTTCCTTCTCGGCATGCTCATCACCGGCAG AATGTGGGCAGCACCTGAAACCAACGGTCAGCTAATTTCGACTCGACGCCAAGAGCAAGAGCTTCAAATCGTCTCGGAAGATTGCGAAACTAAGAAG AAGCATGGACAAGATAAGAATGTGATGGACGAAATCTACAGAACCCATGAATCAATTCA ATCTCTAGACAAGCAGATGGCGTTGATTCAGATGGAATTGGCGGCAGCTCGGAGTTCGCAGGAGATGGGGAACTCCGGTGGCTCCACCGCCAACTTGCAATTGTCTAAGGCCAATTCAACTAGAAAGAAAGCATTTATTGTTATTGGAATTAACACTGCTTTTAGTAGTAGAAGGAGGCGAGATTCAGTTAGAGAGACTTGGATGCCTCAAG GGGAAAAGCTACTGCAGTTGGAGCGGGAGAAAGGGATAGTTATCCGATTTATGATTGGCCACAG TGCAACATCCAACAGCATTTTGGATCGAGCCATTGATTCAGAAGATGCTCAACATAATGATTTCCTCAGGCTG GAACACGTTGAAGGCTATCATGAATTGTCTGCCAAAACGAAAATTTTCTTCACTACTGCAGTTGCACAATGGGATGCTGATTTTTATGTCAAGGTGGATGATGATGTACATGTCAATTTAG GTATGCTAGGTACTACTCTTGCCCGTCACCATTCAAAACCAAGAGTCTACATTGGGTGTATGAAATCTGGACCTGTTCTTGCCCAAAA GAATGTGAAGTACCATGAACCGGAGTATTGGAAGTTTGGAGAGGAGGGAAACAAGTACTTCCGGCATGCAACTGGACAGATTTATGCAATTTCAAGGGATCTTGCTACATACGTCTCCATTAATCA GCCCATATTGCATAAGTATGCCAATGAAGATGTGTCACTTGGTTCGTGGTTTATTGGTCTTGAAGTCGAACACATTGATGAACGCAATATGTGCTGTGGGACTCCACCAG ATTGTGAGTGGAAGGCACAGGCAGGTAATGTGTGTATTGCATCATTTGATTGGAGCTGCAGCGGTATCTGCAAGTCGGTGGAAAGGATTAAATCTGTTCATGAAAAGTGTGGTGAAGGGGATGCAGCTGTTTGGAGTTCGTTATTCTAA
- the LOC103441619 gene encoding beta-1,3-galactosyltransferase 7-like isoform X3 has protein sequence MKSRSSKISATWIPIFCIPAFLLGMLITGSRMWAAPETNGQLISTRRQEQELQIVSEDCETKKKHGQDKNVMDEIYRTHESIQSLDKQMALIQMELAAARSSQEMGNSGGSTANLQLSKANSTRKKAFIVIGINTAFSSRRRRDSVRETWMPQGEKLLQLEREKGIVIRFMIGHSATSNSILDRAIDSEDAQHNDFLRLEHVEGYHELSAKTKIFFTTAVAQWDADFYVKVDDDVHVNLGMLGTTLARHHSKPRVYIGCMKSGPVLAQKNVKYHEPEYWKFGEEGNKYFRHATGQIYAISRDLATYVSINQPILHKYANEDVSLGSWFIGLEVEHIDERNMCCGTPPDCEWKAQAGNVCIASFDWSCSGICKSVERIKSVHEKCGEGDAAVWSSLF, from the exons ATGAAGAGCCGAAGCTCCAAGATCTCCGCAACTTGGATTCCCATTTTCTGCATCCCCGCTTTCCTTCTCGGCATGCTCATCACCGGCAG CAGAATGTGGGCAGCACCTGAAACCAACGGTCAGCTAATTTCGACTCGACGCCAAGAGCAAGAGCTTCAAATCGTCTCGGAAGATTGCGAAACTAAGAAG AAGCATGGACAAGATAAGAATGTGATGGACGAAATCTACAGAACCCATGAATCAATTCA ATCTCTAGACAAGCAGATGGCGTTGATTCAGATGGAATTGGCGGCAGCTCGGAGTTCGCAGGAGATGGGGAACTCCGGTGGCTCCACCGCCAACTTGCAATTGTCTAAGGCCAATTCAACTAGAAAGAAAGCATTTATTGTTATTGGAATTAACACTGCTTTTAGTAGTAGAAGGAGGCGAGATTCAGTTAGAGAGACTTGGATGCCTCAAG GGGAAAAGCTACTGCAGTTGGAGCGGGAGAAAGGGATAGTTATCCGATTTATGATTGGCCACAG TGCAACATCCAACAGCATTTTGGATCGAGCCATTGATTCAGAAGATGCTCAACATAATGATTTCCTCAGGCTG GAACACGTTGAAGGCTATCATGAATTGTCTGCCAAAACGAAAATTTTCTTCACTACTGCAGTTGCACAATGGGATGCTGATTTTTATGTCAAGGTGGATGATGATGTACATGTCAATTTAG GTATGCTAGGTACTACTCTTGCCCGTCACCATTCAAAACCAAGAGTCTACATTGGGTGTATGAAATCTGGACCTGTTCTTGCCCAAAA GAATGTGAAGTACCATGAACCGGAGTATTGGAAGTTTGGAGAGGAGGGAAACAAGTACTTCCGGCATGCAACTGGACAGATTTATGCAATTTCAAGGGATCTTGCTACATACGTCTCCATTAATCA GCCCATATTGCATAAGTATGCCAATGAAGATGTGTCACTTGGTTCGTGGTTTATTGGTCTTGAAGTCGAACACATTGATGAACGCAATATGTGCTGTGGGACTCCACCAG ATTGTGAGTGGAAGGCACAGGCAGGTAATGTGTGTATTGCATCATTTGATTGGAGCTGCAGCGGTATCTGCAAGTCGGTGGAAAGGATTAAATCTGTTCATGAAAAGTGTGGTGAAGGGGATGCAGCTGTTTGGAGTTCGTTATTCTAA